A section of the Humulus lupulus chromosome 2, drHumLupu1.1, whole genome shotgun sequence genome encodes:
- the LOC133814535 gene encoding uncharacterized protein LOC133814535, translating to MVVPFLVTNEDIEKPYGVFMRAAPRRQKNLIGVQWLRSGKVEQTSHGVGRDAAGEAATPTGAGMRPTSRHADSSSPVPATNLGRTSWNSAVTGARSVEEDPGGVQARSGANFSGEAGTVSGVNIGRENRALTKEGGRMKGVSGLHINGENLDFMEDNKATDFQGIVAIKSHGTLLAANKRRRAHVGDDNDSSLGLVTTPDLGRLVEERELNRAGLSNHFEASNSHQFSAQASPNEMETKNSEVGILQKKRGKGGYHQLDPPRIMSLLSWNCRGLGNPRTVQFLKEIVFQKKPNVIFLCETFTKQEKIDVLKWQMGFEGSFVVDAQGHRGGLAMLWRKEEEGRLLSFSCNHIDIVLNLDNHPEFHFTGFYGAPQRNLRHTTWSTLRQLARSSGLPWCVMGDLNNVLHQGDKRGGRAYPSSLINGFQEVLVDCGLNDMDLIGYPYTWERGRGTPNWIEIRLGRALFSQQWRSIFSAASLVNLEISVSDHSPIWLNLAYRKCETFFRRFRFENAWSREPMCHHIIQDKWMHFNTITLYDKIKCCSTALAEWGRDITGNFKDRIIECNKLLKHFKGRRDEESARRYHEAQSCLVEVLTQKEIFWRQRSKQLWLQAGDQNTKFFHACASTRKRTNQLSSLKDDRGSWVDWDNGLDGVICDYFRKIFTASHTDWERVTSCVLSSISEEVNLELLAPVEEGEVKAALFQMHPDKSPGPDGFNPSFHQKYWDIVGADVVWLVQHFFMFTEFPDHLSDTHVVLIPKKPKPETMGDLRPIALCNVIYKIVSKVVANRLKKILHNIISETQSAFIRGRLITDNIMVSFEVMHYLKKKASVKDGYMEIKLDMSKAYDRVEWGFLQAMLSKMGFSEHWIRIVMRCVSSISYKIISGNHELGPIIPSRGLRQGDPVSPYLFIICAEGLSALISDYQRRGKIQGCKVARRAPAIYHMFFVDDSYLYCKATENSTSSVMEILDYFQLASGQQVNLSKSSVFFSLNTKPEIKSIICSVLKISEAGEASSYLGLPNILGRNKTTILGFLKEKMRRRIQSWEGKFLSKTGKELLLKTVAQSLPSYAMNVFLLPVGLCNEMEQLMCQYWWRSSSKNNRGIHWKSWEKLTLHKSHGGMGFRNLREFNLALLSKQGWRLLCRPHTLVAKVFSARYFGDGDFLAAELGSNPSYIWRSIFETKELVRAGARIRVGNGLQINIEQDPWLPCVENPRVSTIRPELANQKVASLMDTGRVAWDEDFVRDLFNNRDALLILSIPLSSSRLDTWFWAFESSGQFSVKSTYRYLQLGKDGGAHTIQECFWKKLWKLRVPPKVKDLLWRASTNCLPTKEQLRLKHVDVDTICPMCHSARELTSHCLVECPIARACWDRIGI from the coding sequence AGGTGGAGCAGACTAGCCACGGGGTCGGTAGAGATGCGGCAGGAGAGGCGGCGACTCCGACAGGGGCAGGGATGAGACCGACTTCACGACATGCAGACTCGAGTTCACCCGTTCCAGCGACGAACTTGGGGCGGACATCGTGGAATTCGGCCGTTACTGGTGCGCGATCCGTCGAGGAAGATCCCGGGGGTGTTCAGGCGCGATCTGGGGCGAATTTTTCGGGGGAAGCCGGAACAGTTTCAGGCGTTAATATTGGGAGGGAAAATCGGGCATTGACGAAGGAGGGAGGCAGAATGAAAGGAGTTTCAGGTCTGCATATTAATGGGGAGAATTTGGATTTTATGGAGGATAATAAAGCAACCGATTTTCAAGGGATAGTGGCAATCAAAAGTCACGGGACTTTATTGGCAGCAAACAAGAGGCGCAGGGCCCACGTGGGTGATGATAATGATTCAAGTCTGGGCCTTGTTACTACCCCAGACTTGGGCCGATTGGTGGAGGAAAGAGAATTAAATCGGGCTGGGCTTTCCAATCACTTTGAGGCCTCTAATTCTCATCAATTTTCAGCACAAGCTAGCCCAAATGAAATGGAGACAAAAAATTCAGAAGTGGGTATTCTTCAAAAAAAACGTGGAAAAGGCGGGTACCATCAATTGGACCCGCCAAGAATTATGAGTCTCTTGAGTTGGAATTGCCGTGGGCTTGGGAACCCGCGAACTGTTCAATTCCTTAAGGAAATTGTATTTCAAAAGAAACCCAATGTGATTTTCCTTTGTGAAACTTTTACTAAGCAAGAAAAGATTGATGTGTTAAAGTGGCAGATGGGTTTTGAAGGTAGCTTTGTGGTGGATGCTCAGGGGCATAGGGGTGGATTAGCAATGTTGTGGAGAAAAGAGGAGGAAGGGCGCTTATTGAGTTTCAGTTGCAATCATATTGATATTGTGCTGAATCTGGATAATCATCCTGAGTTTCATTTTACTGGTTTCTATGGGGCGCCTCAACGTAATTTACGCCATACCACTTGGAGCACTCTGCGTCAGTTAGCTAGATCATCTGGGTTGCCCTGGTGTGTAATGGGGGATCTTAATAATGTGCTTCATCAAGGGGACAAGAGAGGAGGCCGGGCGTATCCTAGTAGCTTAATTAATGGGTTTCAAGAAGTGCTGGTGGACTGTGGGTTGAATGACATGGATCTAATTGGCTACCCATACACATGGGAGAGAGGAAGAGGTACACCAAATTGGATTGAGATTAGGCTTGGCCGGGCTCTATTTTCACAACAATGGAGATCAATTTTCAGTGCAGCATCGTTAGTCAATTTGGAGATTTCAGTATCTGATCATTCCCCAATTTGGTTGAATCTTGCCTACAGGAAGTGTGAGACTTTTTTTAGGAGGTTCAGATTTGAGAACGCCTGGAGTAGAGAGCCTATGTGTCACCATATTATCCAAGATAAGTGGATGCACTTCAATACTATCACTCTCTATGATAAAATCAAGTGCTGTAGTACGGCGCTAGCTGAGTGGGGTCGGGATATAACAGGAAATTTCAAGGATCGAATCATTGAATGTAACAAGCTGCTGAAACACTTTAAAGGGCGCAGGGATGAGGAGTCTGCTCGCAGGTATCATGAGGCGCAGAGCTGTCTAGTTGAGGTGCTTACACAAAAAGAGATCTTTTGGCGGCAACGCTCAAAGCAACTTTGGTTACAGGCTGGAGATCAAAATACCAAGTTCTTTCATGCGTGTGCCAGTACCAGGAAACGCACAAATCAGCTTTCTTCCCTTAAAGATGATCGTGGTTCGTGGGTGGATTGGGATAATGGTTTGGATGGTGTCATATGTGATTACTTCAGGAAGATCTTCACTGCTTCTCACACTGATTGGGAGCGTGTCACTAGTTGTGTCCTGTCGAGCATCTCAGAAGAGGTCAATTTGGAGCTACTTGCCCCAGTTGAGGAGGGAGAAGTAAAGGCAGCCTTGTTCCAGATGCACCCCGACAAGTCACCGGGCCCGGATGGTTTCAACCCAAGTTTCCATCAGAAATACTGGGACATTGTAGGTGCTGATGTGGTGTGGTTAGTACAACATTTCTTTATGTTTACTGAGTTCCCAGATCATTTAAGTGATACTCATGTTGTACTCATTCCTAAGAAACCTAAACCTGAAACTATGGGGGATCTTAGGCCTATTGCTTTGTGTAATGTTATTTACAAGATTGTATCCAAAGTGGTGGCTAATAGATTGAAGAAAATATTACATAATATTATATCTGAGACCCAGAGTGCTTTTATTCGTGGTAGATTGATTACAGATAACATTATGGTCTCTTTTGAAGTCATGCATTATCTGAAGAAGAAGGCATCCGTAAAGGATGGTTATATGGAAATCAAGCTTGATATGAGTAAGGCATATGACAGAGTTGAATGGGGATTTCTTCAGGCAATGTTAAGTAAGATGGGCTTCAGTGAGCATTGGATCAGGATTGTAATGAGGTGTGTCAGCTCAATTTCATATAAGATCATCTCTGGTAATCATGAGTTGGGACCAATCATTCCAAGTAGGGGTCTGCGACAAGGAGACCCAGTATCACCTTATCTCTTCATTATTTGCGCAGAAGGTCTTTCCGCTCTGATCTCGGACTATCAAAGGCGAGGGAAGATTCAGGGGTGTAAAGTGGCAAGGAGGGCCCCTGCCATTTACCATATGTTTTTTGTTGATGATAGCTACTTGTACTGCAAAGCCACTGAGAATTCAACAAGTAGTGTGATGGAGATTCTGGACTACTTCCAACTGGCTTCTGGTCAACAGGTGAACCTAAGTAAATCCTCTGTCTTCTTCAGCTTAAATACCAAGCCTGAAATCAAATCCATAATTTGCTCCGTGCTAAAGATAAGTGAAGCAGGGGAAGCTAGCTCATACTTGGGGCTCCCTAACATCTTAGGTAGGAACAAGACCACTATTctgggtttcttgaaagagaaaatgaggagAAGAATTCAAAGCTGGGAAGGAAAATTTCTCTCTAAAACTGGCAAGGAGTTGTTACTGAAGACAGTGGCCCAATCATTACCAAGCTATGCCATGAATGTCTTCCTTTTGCCAGTAGGCTTGTGCAATGAAATGGAGCAATTGATGTGCCAGTACTGGTGGCGATCATCCTCTAAGAACAATAGAGGCATTCATTGGAAGAGTTGGGAGAAGCTGACACTTCATAAATCACATGGGGGTATGGGCTTCAGAAACCTTCGTGAGTTCAATTTGGCCTTACTCAGTAAACAAGGGTGGCGGCTATTGTGTCGGCCCCATACCTTGGTGGCGAAGGTTTTTTCTGCAAGGTATTTTGGAGATGGCGATTTTTTAGCAGCTGAATTGGGGAGTAATCCCAGCTATATTTGGCGCAGTATATTCGAAACAAAGGAGCTTGTACGTGCTGGAGCGAGAATTCGAGTTGGGAACGGGTTGCAAATTAATATTGAACAAGATCCTTGGTTACCCTGTGTTGAGAACCCGAGAGTTAGTACTATCCGCCCGGAGTTAGCCAATCAGAAAGTTGCCTCTTTGATGGACACTGGGAGAGTTGCCTGGGACGAAGACTTTGTGCGAGATTTGTTTAATAATAGGGATGCGCTTCTCATCTTAAGCATTCCTCTAAGTTCAAGTCGTCTTGATACGTGGTTTTGGGCTTTTGAGTCCTCTGGGCAGTTTTCAGTTAAGAGCACTTATCGATATCTACAACTTGGGAAGGATGGTGGGGCTCATACTATTCAGGAGTGCTTTTGGAAAAAACTCTGGAAACTCCGTGTCCCTCCTAAGGTTAAAGATTTGCTTTGGCGGGCATCCACAAATTGTCTTCCCACTAAAGAACAGCTACGCTTAAAACATGTCGATGTAGACACAATTTGCCCAATGTGCCATTCTGCCAGGGAGTTAACTAGTCATTGCTTGGTGGAGTGCCCTATAGCTAGGGCGTGCTGGGACCGTATTGGTATTTGA